The Burkholderiales bacterium genome includes a window with the following:
- the rimO gene encoding 30S ribosomal protein S12 methylthiotransferase RimO, with amino-acid sequence MSAPRARPPAPPRVGFVSLGCPKALVDSEQILTGLRAEGYAIAPTYEGADLVVVNTCGFIDSAVAESLDAIGEALAENGKVIVTGCLGAKDGGAFVREAHPKVLAVTGPQATAEVLGAVHAHLPRPHDPYTDLVPPQGIRLTPTHYAYLKISEGCNHRCTFCIIPSMRGDLVSRPIGEVLAEARHLLRAGVKELLVISQDTSAYGADVRYRTGFVDGRPVRTRMTELARELDRLARDHGAWVRLHYVYPYPHVDEVIDLMADDPSKGGLVAYLDVPFQHASPRILKQMKRPAAPERVLERVRAWRRAKPQLAIRSTFIAGFPGETAAEFDELLAFLDEAKLDRVGCFAYSPVEGAAANALPDPVDAGEREARRARFMEKQAAISAERLAAKVGRTLDVLVDRIETAGRGKAKRTVAVGRTAGDAPEIDGVVRIRDGAGLAPGTFARVVVTASDAHDLDARLAAR; translated from the coding sequence ATGAGCGCGCCCCGCGCCCGCCCGCCCGCGCCGCCGCGCGTCGGCTTCGTGTCGCTCGGCTGTCCGAAGGCGCTCGTCGACAGCGAGCAGATCCTCACCGGACTCCGCGCCGAGGGCTACGCGATCGCGCCGACCTACGAGGGCGCCGACCTCGTCGTCGTCAACACCTGCGGCTTCATCGACTCGGCGGTCGCGGAATCGCTGGACGCCATCGGCGAGGCGCTCGCCGAGAACGGCAAGGTGATCGTCACCGGCTGCCTCGGTGCGAAGGACGGCGGCGCCTTCGTCCGCGAAGCGCACCCGAAGGTGCTCGCGGTCACCGGCCCGCAGGCGACCGCGGAAGTGCTCGGCGCGGTCCACGCGCACCTGCCGCGCCCGCACGACCCCTACACCGACCTCGTGCCGCCGCAGGGCATCCGGCTCACGCCGACGCACTACGCGTACCTCAAGATCAGCGAGGGCTGCAACCACCGCTGCACCTTCTGCATCATCCCGTCGATGCGCGGCGACCTCGTGTCGCGGCCGATCGGCGAGGTGCTCGCCGAGGCGCGCCACCTCTTGCGCGCGGGCGTGAAGGAACTCCTCGTCATCTCGCAGGACACGAGCGCCTACGGCGCCGACGTACGCTACCGCACCGGCTTTGTCGACGGCCGCCCGGTGCGCACGCGCATGACCGAACTCGCGCGCGAACTCGACCGGCTCGCGCGCGACCACGGCGCGTGGGTGCGCCTGCACTACGTCTATCCCTACCCGCACGTCGACGAGGTCATCGACCTTATGGCCGACGACCCGTCGAAAGGAGGGCTCGTCGCCTACCTCGACGTGCCGTTCCAGCACGCGAGCCCGCGCATCCTCAAGCAGATGAAACGTCCGGCCGCGCCCGAGCGCGTGCTCGAACGGGTGCGCGCGTGGCGGCGGGCGAAGCCCCAGCTCGCGATCCGCAGCACCTTCATCGCGGGTTTCCCCGGGGAGACCGCCGCCGAGTTCGACGAACTGCTGGCGTTCCTCGACGAGGCGAAGCTCGACCGCGTCGGCTGCTTCGCGTACTCGCCGGTCGAGGGCGCCGCCGCGAATGCATTGCCCGATCCGGTCGACGCGGGCGAACGCGAGGCGCGGCGCGCACGGTTCATGGAGAAGCAGGCCGCGATCAGCGCCGAGCGCCTCGCGGCGAAGGTCGGCCGCACGCTCGACGTGCTCGTCGACCGCATCGAAACCGCCGGCCGCGGCAAGGCGAAGCGCACGGTCGCGGTCGGCCGGACCGCCGGCGACGCGCCCGAGATCGACGGTGTCGTGCGCATCCGGGACGGCGCGGGACTCGCCCCCGGGACGTTCGCGCGGGTCGTGGTCACCGCGTCCGACGCGCACGACCTCGACGCGCGCCTCGCGGCGCGCTGA
- the phaR gene encoding polyhydroxyalkanoate synthesis repressor PhaR, with amino-acid sequence MSAPIRTIKKYPNRRLYDTANSGYITLADVKQMVLEQIDFQVIDAKSGEDLTRAILLQIILEEESGGVPMFSSEMLTQMIRFYGTAQQTMMGQYMEQNVKAFLAIQKKLQDQAKQVYGDKMMLTPDLWKQFMQMQAPAMQGMLGNYLEQSAKLFMDMQQRMQDQTRGMFSSFPFPGFPQPSGADDDRKR; translated from the coding sequence ATGAGCGCTCCGATCCGCACGATCAAGAAATACCCGAACCGCCGCCTCTACGACACGGCCAACAGCGGCTACATCACGCTCGCCGACGTGAAGCAGATGGTGCTCGAGCAGATCGACTTCCAGGTCATCGACGCGAAGTCGGGCGAGGATCTGACGCGCGCGATCCTCCTGCAGATCATCCTCGAGGAGGAATCGGGCGGGGTGCCGATGTTCAGTTCCGAGATGCTGACGCAGATGATCCGCTTCTACGGCACCGCGCAGCAGACGATGATGGGCCAGTACATGGAGCAGAACGTCAAGGCGTTCCTCGCGATCCAGAAGAAGCTCCAGGACCAGGCGAAGCAGGTCTACGGCGACAAGATGATGCTGACGCCCGACCTGTGGAAGCAGTTCATGCAGATGCAGGCCCCGGCGATGCAGGGCATGCTCGGCAACTACCTCGAGCAGAGCGCGAAGCTCTTCATGGACATGCAGCAGCGCATGCAGGACCAGACGCGCGGCATGTTCTCGTCGTTCCCGTTCCCCGGGTTCCCGCAGCCGTCGGGCGCCGACGACGACCGGAAGCGCTAG
- a CDS encoding phasin family protein, producing MVNATEQFAEFNKVNVANATKLAALSIDNAEKLFKLNLNAAKIALAQGVEGAQAAASVKDVQELFAIRAKYAESGVQTALSYSRTLYDLASEAQAEYSSIAEESWASYTKGVAAFVDKASKSAPAGSDVAVNALKSTFAASTAAFDQFQKATKQVVNLADASVRAAAANATQAAAKGKGRKYA from the coding sequence ATGGTCAACGCCACCGAGCAGTTCGCCGAATTCAACAAGGTCAACGTCGCCAACGCGACCAAGCTGGCCGCGCTCTCGATCGACAACGCCGAGAAGCTCTTCAAGCTCAACCTCAACGCTGCCAAGATCGCGCTCGCGCAGGGCGTCGAAGGCGCGCAGGCCGCCGCGTCGGTGAAGGACGTGCAGGAGCTGTTCGCGATCCGCGCGAAGTACGCCGAGTCGGGCGTCCAGACCGCGCTGTCGTACTCGCGCACCTTGTACGACCTCGCGTCGGAAGCGCAGGCCGAGTACTCGTCGATCGCCGAAGAGTCGTGGGCGAGCTACACCAAGGGCGTCGCCGCGTTCGTCGACAAGGCGAGCAAGTCGGCCCCGGCCGGCTCTGACGTCGCCGTCAACGCGCTCAAGTCGACGTTCGCCGCCTCGACGGCCGCGTTCGACCAGTTCCAGAAGGCGACCAAGCAGGTCGTGAACCTCGCCGACGCGAGCGTCCGCGCTGCCGCCGCCAACGCGACCCAGGCTGCCGCCAAGGGCAAGGGCCGCAAGTACGCGTAA